GCTGGACACCGACCCGGCCGCAGCCCGCCGGCAACTTGCCAACCTCAACCAACCCACTTCCACCACCCAAGTGATCGGCGGGCGTGAGTTCGAACTGACCACCAGTCCGATCGTCGGAGAGCGCGGCGAGCGCATCGGTTCGGTCGGCGAATGGCGCGACCGCACCGACGAACTCGCCGCCCAGCGCGCGATCCAGCAGGTGGTCGGCGCCGCCGCCCTGGGCGATTTCAGTACCCGCCTGGAAATCTCGGCCGCGAACGCATTCCTGCGAGAGCTCAACACCAACATCAACCGCCTACTCGAAGCCGCCGACAACGGCCTGCGTGAAGCCAATGCGGTGCTCGGCGCGATGGCCGACGGCGACCTCACCCGTCGCATCGAGGGCGACTACCAGGGCGCCTTCGGCGAGCTCAAGAGCTACACCAACCAGACCGTCGACGCGCTCACCAGCATGATCGGCCAGATCGCCGACGCCGCCTCCGCCGTCAGCATCGCCGCCCAGCAGATCGCCAAGGGCAATCAGGATCTGTCCGCACGCACCGAGCAGCAGGCCTCCAGCCTCGAACAGACCGCCGCCAGCACCGAAGAGCTCACCTCCACCGTGCGCCAGAACGCCGACAATGCCCGCCAGGCCCGGCAAATGGCCGTCTCCGCGTCGGACATCGCCGGCAAGGGGGCCGACGCCATGCAGCAGATGGTCGGCACCATGGGCGACATCCACCAGGCCGCGCAGAAGATCGTCGACATCATCAGCGTGATCGACGGCATCGCCTTCCAGACCAACATCCTGGCGCTCAACGCCGCGGTCGAGGCCGCCCGCGCCGGCGAACAGGGGCGCGGCTTCGCCGTGGTCGCGAGCGAAGTGCGCAGCCTGGCCCAGCGCTCGGCCGCCGCCGCCAAGGAAATCAAGAGCCTGATCTCGGAGTCGGTCGCGCGCATCGAACAGGGCACCAGCCTCGCCGACGAAACCGGGCGGGTGATCGCCGATGTCGTCAAATCGGTCCGCCACGTCACCGACGTCGTCGCCGAGATTTCCGCCGCGTCAGAAGAACAGAGCACCGGCATCGAGCAGGTCAATGTCGCCATCACCCACATGGACAGCGTCACCCAGCAGAACGCCGCGCTCGTCGAGCAGGCCAGCGCCGCCGCCGAATCGCTGAAGGAACAGTCGATGTCGCTCGCCCACTCGGTCAGCGTGTTCCGCATCGAGGACAGCATGCAGCGCCTTCCCGCCCCGGCCTCGCTGTCCGCCCCCCGGCTGAGCGCAAGCTCCCCGGTGCCTGCGTTCCCTGCCGAGGAGCGGCGTCCTGCCCGCCAGGCCCGCGCCGCGCTGGCAATGACCTCGGGGGCCGAAGACGAATGGCGGGATTTCTGAAACCGCCCCTCCATCTGCGAGTTCGAGTTCCACCGGCTGGAGTTCCGAAGCCGACGTCCCGGCCACCCCCTGCACCGCGCACAGGTGCAGGGCGATATCTTCGGTGACGAAGAAAAAGTAGCAGCACGAGGCACGGCCGGACCACTCCGCGCCGTGCCTCCCGCGTTCAGCCCATGGGGCCGGTCCGGGGACGGCGGGGCGGGCGCCGGATTCGATTCCTTGACCAGCGCCGCGGCCGCAGCCGCGCGCGGCAAGGCCTCGACCGACGCCCTGCGCTGCCGCTGACCGCAGCAGATTGCCGAAGCGCGCCCGCACTCGCCGTGCGGCACACCGATCTCTTGACGTGCGTTCGCCAAAAGGCGATTTTGGCACCCATGCGGTCTACTCATCGCGCCCCTGCGGCCGCCGTCACCCTCTTCTGCCTGTCCGTGCTCGCCCTGTGCCTGCTGCTGCCGGTCCGCGCCGCAGCGGCGGAGGTCGCGCTGCGCATCGGCGTGCTCGCCTTCCTGGGTTCGGAGGCGGCGGTCAAAGAATGGTCGCCGGTGCTGCGGCGGCTCGAATCCGCCCTGCCCGACCACGCGCCGACGCTGGTCCAGCTCGACCACGACGGCCTGCGCGAAGCGATCCGCCGTGGCGAGCTGGAATTCATCATCACCAACCCCGGGCACTACATCGAGCTCGAAGCCGAATTCGGCGCAAGCCGCATCCTGACCCTCGACGCCGGCGGCGGGCGCTCGCCCGAACGCGCGCTCGCCGCCACCGTGGTCGTGCCCGCCGCCAGCCCGCTGCAGTCGCTCGCCGACCTGCACGGCCACCGCCTGGCCATCGTCGGGCGCTCCGGTTTCGGTGGCTTCCAGCTGCTGTGGGGCGAACTCGACGCGCTCGGCCTGTCGCCGGACAAAGACTTCGCCGCACTGCACGAGGTCGGTTTTCCGATGAACGGCGTCATCGACGCACTCGACGCCGGTGTCGCCGACGCGGGCGTGATCCGCAGCTGCCTGCTCGAGAGCAGGCCGGACTGGCAGGCGCGTTTTCGCGTCCTCTCGCCACGCACCGAACCCGGCTTCCCGTGCGCCACCTCCACCCGGATCTACCCCGACTGGCCGCTGGCCGCATTGCGCCACACCCCGCCCGAGCTGTCGCGCGCGGTGGCGATCGCCCTGCTCGGCATGACCCGGCCGGACGACGGCCTGGCCTGGGCCGTGCCGGCGGATTACCAGGCCGTGCACGAGCTTTTCCGCCGCCTCGAGATCGGCCCCTACGCCTACCTGCGGGCACCGACCCTGATGGCGCTGGCCGAACGCTACTGGCCCTGGGTGGGCGGCTTCGCGCTGCTGATCATCGGCTGGATCGTCTACACCGTGCGCGTCGAACACCTGGTGCAGGCACGCACCGCGGCGCTGCGCGAGGCCCTCGCCGCGCGCGAAGCGCTCGAAGTGCGCATGCGCGGCGCGCAGGAACAGGCCGATCACCTGTCTCGCCTGTCGGTGCTGGGCGAGCTGTCGGGGACGCTGGCGCACGAGCTCAACCAACCCCTGGCGGCCGTCACCAACTACGCCAACAGCCTTGTCCGCCGCGCCGACCACCACCGCCTGACCGAAGCCGCGGTACGCGAGGCCGCAGCCGAGATCGCGGGCCAGGCCGAGCGCGCCGCCGGCATCCTCGGCCGCATCCGCGCCTTCGCCCGCAAGCGCACCGCCAGCCGCGAGCCGGCGTCGCCGCACGAGCTGGTCGAAGAGGCGGTCGCCCTGTTTCGCGGCATGCTCGCGCAGGCACCGGCGGTGACGGTGGAAGACGCGCTACCGCCCACCGCCCGGGTCGAGGTCGACCGCCTGCAGATCCAGCAGGTGCTGCTCAACCTGCTGAAGAACGCCTGGGACGCCAGCCGCACCCTGCCGCCCGCACGCCAGCACATTGCCATCGCCATCGAGCACACCGGCGGCAGCTTGCAAATCCGCGTCCGCGACCATGGCTGCGGGCTGGACGAGCACGCCCGCAGCCGGCTGTTCGAGCCGTTCTTCACCACCAAGGACGACGGCCTCGGCCTCGGCCTGTCGATCTGCCGCAGCATCGCCGAAGCGCACGGCGGACGGCTGAGCGCGGAAACACCCGCCGATGGCCCGGGCGCCTTGTTCGTATTGAGCCTGCCCGAGGACGGGCTCATGGACGGGGCGCCCGCGCCGCACCCGGACACCACAGCCCCCCAACCGGCACGAACGCCCCCATGAATTCGAGCGAAGACCTCCTCATCCATGTCATCGACGACGATGCTGCGTTCCGCCGCTCGCTCGTCTTCCTGCTCGAATCGATGGGCTGGCAGGTCGCCACCCACGCCTCGGCCGAGGACTTTCTCGTCGCCGTGCCCAACCCGGCGCAAGCGGCCTGCCTGGTCCTCGACATCCGCATGCCGATGATGAGCGGGCTGGAGCTGCAGCAAACCCTGCGCCAGCGCGGCTGGATGGTGCCGATCGTGTTCATGACCGGGCACGGTGACGTCGAACTCGCCGTGCAGGCGATGAAGCACGGCGCCTGTGATTTCCTCGAGAAGCCGTTCAAGGACCAGGCCCTGCTCGATGCGGTCGGGCGCGCGGTGAAGCTGGGCGGCGAAACACGCGCACGCAACGCACGCTGCGAAGAAGCCAGGACCCTGCTCGACCGCCTGTCGCCGCGGGAGCTGGAAGTGGCGCGCCTGGTGGCGCTGGGCCTGCCCAACAAGCGGGTCGGGCGCGAGCTCGACATCAGCGAGAAGACGGTGCATGTGCACCGCCATCACGTCATGGAGAAGACCGGCGTCGGCAGCGCCGCCGAGCTCGCGCGCCTGATGCTGCGCGCCGACCCGGCGGCGCTGGACTGAAGGCGCAGCGCCGCATCGAGGGCCATCTTCGCGCCTTCCGGCGCTCCCACAGGTGAACCGGCGCCAAGCCTTCGCGGCTGCCGCCGCTCCCACACCAGAGCCGGCGCGGCCCGGTGGGAGCGGCGGCAGCCGCGATTCGGGCCTTACCGCACGCCGCGATGCCTCACACCCGCTCGAGCCGCGCCGGAATGCCCTGGCGCACTGCGGTGCCGGACACCGCATCGACCCAGATCACCTTACCGCCGCGGGTAGGGTCGGAGAGGCCGAGCTCGTTGAGATTGATCCCGGCGCGCAGGTCGGGGCGGTCGGGCTGCACCTGATCGCCGATGCGATGCGCGCGCGCGCCCAGTTCGCGGTGACCGTAGCCGTGCTCGACCGCCATCACCCCCGGCACCACGCCCTCGTGCACGATCACGGTGCACTCGGCCGCGCCGCCCGGGGTGCGGATGCGCGCCGTATCGCCGCTCTGCAGGCCGAGCGCCGCCGCATCGGCTGGATGCACGACCACCGGGTTGTCCGGATGCAGGCCGGTGATGCGGGTGGCGATGCTGTACGAGTTCTGCAGCGCCGACTTGTAGCTGACGATCTGCAGCGGCCAGTCGGCCTCGGAGTGGACCCGGCGCACCGGGGTGCCGTCGTAGAAGGCCGGCGGCGTCCATTGCGCGCAACCGCGGAAGCGCGCACCGGTGAGCGTGTTGCGCGCGCTGCCGATCGTCTCGTTCCACAGCCACAGCGGCTTGGTGAAGCGGTGGGCCTGCCATTCGGGCTGCTCGGCGTCCTGCGCCTCGCTGGCCGGCTGGTAGCGTCCGCCACGGGTGAACAGGAAGGCGACCTTGCGCCATTCCTCGGCCTTGAGCACGCCCTCCAGCTGCGGGCGGATGCGCTCGACGCCGGAGAGCTGCAGGTCCTCGTCGCTGGCCTCGCCCACCGGCGCCTTGCCGGCGAAGGCGATGTTGGCACCGCCGCGCAGGTACCAGTCCTCGGGGGTGTCGAGCGGATAGCGCTTGCCGTCCATGTCGGCGATCGCCCCGGCACCGAAGCCGGGCAGCTGCATCGCCTTGGCGAGCGCGAGATAGAACGTCTCCATGCCGATCGCCGCGCCGTCGGGTGTCTTCACCGCCTTGGGCTCGACCACCGGCCAGCGCGCGGTCGTGGCCTTGGTCGGCACGCCGTTCCAGGGCGCGGTCCAGCCCCAGCTCTCGTACATCAGCGAGTCGGGCACGATGTAGTCGGCGAAGGCGTTGCTCTCGTTGATCAGCGGGTCCACGGAGACGATCAGCGGCAGCTTCTTCGGGTCGGCGAGATCCTTCTCGATCAGCGGGCGCACGCCGGTGATGCCGTACAGCGGGTTGCAGCTCCACAGGATCAGCGCCTTGAGGCCGTAGGGATAGCCGCGCAGCGCGCCCGGGAACCATTCCGTGCCCAGGCCCGGGGCGTTGGGGAACCAGGCATCGGTGGCCGGATAGGCCTTGCCCTCGGCCTGGCGGCGCTTGAACTCGGCCGAGCGCTCGTAGGGCACATTGCGCCCGAGCGGGGTGCCGGCGGGCTTGAGCATGCCGGGGAAGGTCTCGAGGTCGTAGCGCGGGCCGGCACCGTTGTCCTTGAAGCCGCCGCCGTTCATCACGAAGCCGCCCTTGCAGTTGAGGTTGCCGATCAGGGCGTTGAGGGTGACGACCGCGTAGGCGTTGTAGAAGCCGTTGCCGGCCATCATGCCGCCGTGGGCCACCGCGCTCGCCTTGCGGCCGTGGCGGGTGAATTCGTCGGCGAGGCCGGTGATGACCTCTTCCGGGATGCCGCAGATCGCCGAGTACTCGTCGATCGACTGCGCGCGCGCCGATTCGCGCAGCAGCTCGAACGGCGTCTTCACCGTCACCGGCTTGCCGCCGAGCTCGATCACGCGGGTGGCCTCGAGCACCGCCGGCTCGGCCGCGGTCTCGGCGGCAACCAGTTCGCCGCCGGCGGTGGCGATCAGGTAGGGGTCGGCGTCCTTGTACTTGTCCTCGGCGGCAACGGCCATGCCGATGTCCGAGCCGCGCAGGAAGCGACCCTGGCGCGGATGGCCGTCCTCGGCGATCACCAGCCAGCCGGCGTTGGTGAAGGAGGGCTCGCCGGCGGCCTGGGCGGCCTTGAGGTTGGGCCAGGCGAGGTAGGCGGTGTTCACACGGTCGTTGTCGAACATCCAGCGCATCATGCCCATCACCAGCGCACCGTCCGTGCCGGGGCGGATCGGCACCCAGCGCCCGTGCTCGGCGGCGGCGAGGTTGTGCGAGTTGTTGAGCACCGGATCGACCACCACGTAGTCGAGCCGGCCCTCGGCGCGGCCCTTGGCGAGCATGCCGCCGGTGCGTTTGAAGGGGTTGCCGGCGTTGCCCGGCGCGGTGCCGATGAAGAGCACGAACTCGGCGTTGGCGAGGTCGGGCTTGGCGTGCGGCATCTTCTTGACGTCGCCGAACAGCGCGCCCGAGCCGGAGCGGTAGGCACCGCCGCAGTACGAGCCGTGGCCGACGTGGTTGAGCGTGCCGTAGGCCTGGTTCCAGAAGCGGCGGCTGAAGTTCTCGCGGCCGTCATTGACGCTGGTCAGCACCGCGACCTGGTTCACCCGCTTGCCCAGCTCGGGCGCCTCGGCATCGATCGGCCTCTCCAGGTCGCGCAGCGCCGCGAGGCCGTCGACATGGCCTTCGCCGAAGAGGTCGCCGCCCTCGACCACTTCCTTCACCAGCTGCTCGAAGGAGATCGGTTGCCACTGACCGGAATTGCGTGGGCCGGCGCGCTTCATCGGGGTGAGCACGCGGAAGGGGGAGCTCATCTGGTCCATCGCCGCGTTGCCGCGGCCACAGGCGGTCGAGCGCCCGGCCAGGCCCTTGTCCTGGAAGCGCGACATCGCCACCAGGCTTTCCTTCACCGACACCTTCATCGGCAGGTGGGGCTCGGTCGACAGCGGGCTGTAGGGGTTGCCGACGACGCGGATGACCTGGCCACTCGCCTTGTCGATGCGCACGCGCACGCCGCACTGGGTGGTACAGCCGAGGCAGGCGGTGTAGCTGACCTGCTGCCTGGGGTTGGGGGTGAAGTCGCCGCTCACCGGATCGACGGTGAATTCCGGCTCGGCCGAGCGGCCGTGGATGTGGCGGCCTTCGGCGATCTTCTTCTCTTCGGGGCCGGTGAAGTTGGCCACCATGCGGCCCAGGGTCTGCGAGAAGCCGGCGGCAAAGGCGGCCAGACCACCGGCGGCGATGAGTTCACGACGTTCGATTTTCATGATGTTTCTCCTTGGTCGCCCGCGCTCAGGCGGCAGCCTTGTCGGTGTTGCCGGCCGCGAGGCGGTCGAGCGGCAGCAAGGTGGTGATGAGGACGAAGAGGAAAATCCACAGCCCGGCGGTGCCGACGATGCCCATCAGGCCCTCGGGACCGAGCGGCAGCGAGTAGGTGTAGTAACCGGCGCCGGTCTTGGGCACTTCCTGGCCGCCGATGAAGATCGACCAGCGCATCATCCACGCCGAGTGCAGCGCCAGGAGGCCGATCACCAGGCCGGAGCCGGGCCGCTTCCACGCCAGCACCAGGGTCAGCACGGTCGCAGCCACTGCCCACGCCGCCGAGAGCTGCCAGTTGGCCGAGGGGCCGACTTCGGCCAGGGCCTGGGCATGGACCGGCGACACGCCGGAGAGTCCCAGCGCCAGCCACAGCGCGCCCACCGCCAGCGCCACCACCTGGGTTGCGGCCAGCACGCGGGCCATGCGCCCCTTGGCGGCCTCGTCCTTGGGACCGAAGCGGTTGAACAGCAAGGCCAGGCCGACCGCGCCGGCAAAGGCGGTGATGAAGAACTGCAGCGGCAAGAGCGGCGTGTTCCACAGCGGACGCGCCTGCACCACGGCGACCTCGGCCCCGGTGTACAGCGCGACCAGCGCCGCACCGACGAAGGCGAGCAGCGCCGCCGCCTTCAGCGCGCCACGGCTGTCGTGGCCACCGTAGGCGAGTACGCCGGCCAGCCCGGCGAGCTTGCCGCCGCTCGCGGCGTGGCGCGCGAGCTCGGGGCGGAAGGCCAGCCAGGCGTACATCAGCAGTCCGCCCAGATAGACCGGAATGAAGAACGCCCCCCAGGACATCCACGAGGTCGGGGTGAAGTACGCATAGAAGTGCCAGAAGCGGCCCGGCTGATGCAGGTCCGCGAGCAGCGCCACCGGCGCCGCCAGGCCGCACACCAGCGCCCCCAGCAGGGCCAGGCGCGAGATGCCGGCCCAGCCCGGCCGGCGGAACACGATCCCCGGCAGCGACAGCAGGAAGGCGCCATAGGACAGGCCGATGAGGAAGAAGTACTGCACGGCCCAAGGCAGCCACGCGACTTCGCGCGCGACGTTGATGGTTTCGACGATGTTCGGGTTCATGCTGGATCTCCTCGCGTGCAGTTCAGGCGTGCGGCAGGTTGCGGGGCTTCCACAGCGTGCCCTGGCCCTCGACCTTGCCGGTGAAGCGTTCGTCGAGGCCGATGTAGAACACCCGCGGCGCGGTCTCGAGCTCGGGCTTGAGCACCTTGAGCTGCGGCTGCGTCTCCTTCAGGCGGCTGGCGAGCTCGCCCTCGGGGTCGTTGATGTCGCCGAAGATGCGCGCGCCGCCGACGCAGGTCTCGACGCAGGCGGGCAGCAGGCCGGCATCAACGCGGTGGGCGCAGAAGGTGCACTTGTCGGCCTTGTTGGTCTCGTGGTTGATGAAGCGCGCGTCGTAGGGGCAGGCCTGCACGCAGTAGGCGCAGCCCACGCAGAGGTCGCCATCGACCGCGACGATGCCGTCCTCGCGCTTGTAGGTGGCACCGACCGGGCACACCGGGATGCACGGCGGGTTGTCGCAGTGGTTGCACAGGCGCGGCAGCACGTAGGTGCCGGCAGGCTGGGCGCTGTCGGTGAGCTTGACGCTGTAGGTCGACACCACGGTGCGGAAGCTGCCCTCGGGCACCGCGTTTTCCTGGATGCAGGACACGGTACAGGCCTGGCAGCCGATGCATTTGCGCACGTCGACCAGCATCGCCCACTGCTTCTTGCCGGTACCGGCAACCGCCGGTACCGGCGCCGCCGCCGCGGCGGCGCTGAGCACCGTCGCCCCGCGCAGGAAGGCACGGCGCGAGGGCGAGGCGGGAAATACGGGCAAATCGGAACAGGATTTCATGGCGGAACTCCAGAAGCCGTTGGCGTGGGAGTCACTCTAGGCCTGCGCGGCCGCGGCAAAAATCGGCGAAACAAGGCAGCGGACTAGACGGTTTTACCTATTGCGCCACCGTTCTCCCCCACCCTTTTCTGCCCGCACGCGGCCACGCAGCCAGCCGCCGCCACGTGCCCCCGGCGCGGGTCTTGCCCCCCGGGCGTCGCACGGCTGCGCGCGCTCGACGATCTGCCCGGCCCGGCAGGCCCAAACCCGCGCGGACAGTGGGTTTCAGCCTTCCGGAAGCCCATTACGACCTACTACATGTAGTGGATCGTAAAAAATAAAAACACAACATAAATACATAAGACACTGTTTTATAAGGATTTTATTTTTTTGCGAAACGCGATTTTCCGCGCTATTCTTCAGTCCATCCCACGAACCACCACGGATGAAGAAAAAAGCCATGAGCGAGACCAACAGCGCGTCCACCAGCACATCCATGCCGAACACTGCCAAACCCTCCGCCGCCAACCTGCCGATGCAGGAAATCTCCGGCGAAGTCCTCGTCGAAAAATACGCCAAGGGTGACGAGCAGACCGTCGCCGAAGTGCGTCGCCGCGTCGCCCGCGCCCTCGCCGAAGTCGAGACCGATGACAAGCGCGCCCACTGGGAAGCGAAGTTCCTCGAAGCGCAGGAAAAGGGCTTCGTCCCCGCCGGGCGGATCAACAGCGCCGCCGGCACCACGCTCGCTGCCACCCTGATCAACTGCTTCGTGCAGCCGGTCGGCGATTCGGTCACCGAGGCCGTCGACGGCCGTCCCGGCATCTATACCGCGCTCGCCCAGGCCGCCGAGACCATGCGCCGCGGCGGCGGCGTCGGCTACGACTTCTCCTCCATCCGCCCCAAGGGCGCACTGGTCAAGGGCACGGCCTCGAACGCCTCCGGCCCGGTGTCCTACATGCGCGTGTTCGACCGTTCCTGCGAAACGGTGGAATCGGCCGGCGCCCGCCGCGGCGCGCAGATGGGCGTGCTGCGCTGCGATCACCCGGACATCGAGGAATTCATCCACGCCAAGGATCACGGCGACCTCACCAAC
The window above is part of the Thauera aromatica K172 genome. Proteins encoded here:
- a CDS encoding sensor histidine kinase, giving the protein MRSTHRAPAAAVTLFCLSVLALCLLLPVRAAAAEVALRIGVLAFLGSEAAVKEWSPVLRRLESALPDHAPTLVQLDHDGLREAIRRGELEFIITNPGHYIELEAEFGASRILTLDAGGGRSPERALAATVVVPAASPLQSLADLHGHRLAIVGRSGFGGFQLLWGELDALGLSPDKDFAALHEVGFPMNGVIDALDAGVADAGVIRSCLLESRPDWQARFRVLSPRTEPGFPCATSTRIYPDWPLAALRHTPPELSRAVAIALLGMTRPDDGLAWAVPADYQAVHELFRRLEIGPYAYLRAPTLMALAERYWPWVGGFALLIIGWIVYTVRVEHLVQARTAALREALAAREALEVRMRGAQEQADHLSRLSVLGELSGTLAHELNQPLAAVTNYANSLVRRADHHRLTEAAVREAAAEIAGQAERAAGILGRIRAFARKRTASREPASPHELVEEAVALFRGMLAQAPAVTVEDALPPTARVEVDRLQIQQVLLNLLKNAWDASRTLPPARQHIAIAIEHTGGSLQIRVRDHGCGLDEHARSRLFEPFFTTKDDGLGLGLSICRSIAEAHGGRLSAETPADGPGALFVLSLPEDGLMDGAPAPHPDTTAPQPARTPP
- a CDS encoding response regulator transcription factor — protein: MNSSEDLLIHVIDDDAAFRRSLVFLLESMGWQVATHASAEDFLVAVPNPAQAACLVLDIRMPMMSGLELQQTLRQRGWMVPIVFMTGHGDVELAVQAMKHGACDFLEKPFKDQALLDAVGRAVKLGGETRARNARCEEARTLLDRLSPRELEVARLVALGLPNKRVGRELDISEKTVHVHRHHVMEKTGVGSAAELARLMLRADPAALD
- a CDS encoding molybdopterin dinucleotide binding domain-containing protein; this encodes MKIERRELIAAGGLAAFAAGFSQTLGRMVANFTGPEEKKIAEGRHIHGRSAEPEFTVDPVSGDFTPNPRQQVSYTACLGCTTQCGVRVRIDKASGQVIRVVGNPYSPLSTEPHLPMKVSVKESLVAMSRFQDKGLAGRSTACGRGNAAMDQMSSPFRVLTPMKRAGPRNSGQWQPISFEQLVKEVVEGGDLFGEGHVDGLAALRDLERPIDAEAPELGKRVNQVAVLTSVNDGRENFSRRFWNQAYGTLNHVGHGSYCGGAYRSGSGALFGDVKKMPHAKPDLANAEFVLFIGTAPGNAGNPFKRTGGMLAKGRAEGRLDYVVVDPVLNNSHNLAAAEHGRWVPIRPGTDGALVMGMMRWMFDNDRVNTAYLAWPNLKAAQAAGEPSFTNAGWLVIAEDGHPRQGRFLRGSDIGMAVAAEDKYKDADPYLIATAGGELVAAETAAEPAVLEATRVIELGGKPVTVKTPFELLRESARAQSIDEYSAICGIPEEVITGLADEFTRHGRKASAVAHGGMMAGNGFYNAYAVVTLNALIGNLNCKGGFVMNGGGFKDNGAGPRYDLETFPGMLKPAGTPLGRNVPYERSAEFKRRQAEGKAYPATDAWFPNAPGLGTEWFPGALRGYPYGLKALILWSCNPLYGITGVRPLIEKDLADPKKLPLIVSVDPLINESNAFADYIVPDSLMYESWGWTAPWNGVPTKATTARWPVVEPKAVKTPDGAAIGMETFYLALAKAMQLPGFGAGAIADMDGKRYPLDTPEDWYLRGGANIAFAGKAPVGEASDEDLQLSGVERIRPQLEGVLKAEEWRKVAFLFTRGGRYQPASEAQDAEQPEWQAHRFTKPLWLWNETIGSARNTLTGARFRGCAQWTPPAFYDGTPVRRVHSEADWPLQIVSYKSALQNSYSIATRITGLHPDNPVVVHPADAAALGLQSGDTARIRTPGGAAECTVIVHEGVVPGVMAVEHGYGHRELGARAHRIGDQVQPDRPDLRAGINLNELGLSDPTRGGKVIWVDAVSGTAVRQGIPARLERV
- the nrfD gene encoding NrfD/PsrC family molybdoenzyme membrane anchor subunit — encoded protein: MNPNIVETINVAREVAWLPWAVQYFFLIGLSYGAFLLSLPGIVFRRPGWAGISRLALLGALVCGLAAPVALLADLHQPGRFWHFYAYFTPTSWMSWGAFFIPVYLGGLLMYAWLAFRPELARHAASGGKLAGLAGVLAYGGHDSRGALKAAALLAFVGAALVALYTGAEVAVVQARPLWNTPLLPLQFFITAFAGAVGLALLFNRFGPKDEAAKGRMARVLAATQVVALAVGALWLALGLSGVSPVHAQALAEVGPSANWQLSAAWAVAATVLTLVLAWKRPGSGLVIGLLALHSAWMMRWSIFIGGQEVPKTGAGYYTYSLPLGPEGLMGIVGTAGLWIFLFVLITTLLPLDRLAAGNTDKAAA
- the dsrO gene encoding sulfate reduction electron transfer complex DsrMKJOP subunit DsrO, with amino-acid sequence MKSCSDLPVFPASPSRRAFLRGATVLSAAAAAAPVPAVAGTGKKQWAMLVDVRKCIGCQACTVSCIQENAVPEGSFRTVVSTYSVKLTDSAQPAGTYVLPRLCNHCDNPPCIPVCPVGATYKREDGIVAVDGDLCVGCAYCVQACPYDARFINHETNKADKCTFCAHRVDAGLLPACVETCVGGARIFGDINDPEGELASRLKETQPQLKVLKPELETAPRVFYIGLDERFTGKVEGQGTLWKPRNLPHA